TGGAGGGCCTGGCGTCTACCTGTGCCGCCCGTATGGCTGCCCGCACCGCCGAAAGGTCTTCGCCGTCTACCCGCTGGGTGTGCCAGCCGTAAGCCCGGTAGCGCTCCAGAACATCCTCGCCGAAGGAAAGCCCGGTCTGGCCGTCAATGGAAATATGGTTGTCGTCCCAGAGCACAATCAGTTTGGAAAGCCCCCAGTGCCCGGCCAGGCTGCAGGCTTCGCTCGAGACCCCCTCCATCAGGTCGCCGTCCGAGGCCAGCACGTAGGTGTAGTGATCCACCACGGTGTGCCCTTCACGGTTGAACTCGGCGGCCAGCTTGCGCTCGGCCAGGGCCAGCCCCACCGCCGTGCTGATGCCCTGGCCCAAAGGCCCGGTGGTCACCTCCACGCCGGGGGTGTGGCCGTACTCGGGGTGGCCGGGGGTTTTGGAGCCCCACTGACGGAAGCGCTTGAGCTCCTCGAGGGGCAGGTCGTAGCCGGTCAGGTGTAAGAGGGCGTACAGGAGCATGGAGCCATGCCCCGCCGAGAGCACAAAGCGGTCGCGGTCAGGCCAGTGCGGATTGGTGGGGTTGTGCTTTAGAAAGTCGATCCAGAGCACGTAAGCCGCCGGCGCCATGCCCAGCGGCATGCCGGGGTGGCCGCTTCGGGCCTGCTCCACCGCGTCGGCGGCCAGCATCCGCAGGGCGGTGATGGCCTGGGTCTCGATTGCGCTGAGGGTGGTGGTCATGTGTCTCCTTTCACAAGGCAGGACTTGGGGCTAGTGTAGACAGAGCAAACCAAAACCATCAAGTCTGGTTTTGGTTATTTTGATAAATGACGCTTATGGAAGCATTGGAGCGCTCTTCACCTATTTTGCGCCATCCGACTTCAAAAAAGCCTTGTACTGAACAAAACAGTGTCCGCCCGGATGAGCGGCCTAGTCAGTGAAGAGCGCAATAATAAGCGCTCCCCCAAAGGGAGTCGGGTGGTAATCTCTCCTGGAGACGGGGATAATCAGGCTATTCGAGTTCCATCCTCCACCGGCAGCACCAGTCTGCGCCCCCGGTGCTCCAGCAGTTCGAAGGGAACCCCGTAAACTGCCTCCAACAAGGCAGGCTGAATGAGCTTCTCTGGCGCACCCTGGGCCAGCAGGCGGCCTTCCTTTAGGAGCAGAAGACCATCGGCATAAAGTGCGGCCAGATTGAGGTCATGCAGGGCCGCCAGCACCAGCCGCCCTTCCCGTCCAAGCCGGCGGGCCAGCGCCAGCACCTCGAGCTGCTGGCGGGGGTCTAAGTGGTTGGTGGGTTCGTCCAGCAGCAAAAGGGGGGTTTCCTGGGCCAGTACCCGGGCCAGATCCACTCGAGCCCGCTCGCCTCCGGATAGGGAAAAATATGGCCGCTCGGCCAGCGCCAGGGCTCCGGTTTCGCGCAGGGCCCCTTCGATGCGTTCTCGGTCGAGGGCGTTCTCCGGGCGACCTTTTTGGTGGGGCAGACGGCCCAGGGCCACTACCTCGCGGGCGGTGTAGGGGAAAGCCAGGCTGCGTTGCTGCGGCAAAAAGGCCCGCTTGAGG
The DNA window shown above is from Meiothermus sp. CFH 77666 and carries:
- a CDS encoding heme ABC transporter ATP-binding protein, translating into MASWLEAQNLGFQRGGCWLLRGASLTLEPGFWVLLGPNGAGKSTLLRLLSGEWRPSVGTVRLLGRPIEAYSPAELALKRAFLPQQRSLAFPYTAREVVALGRLPHQKGRPENALDRERIEGALRETGALALAERPYFSLSGGERARVDLARVLAQETPLLLLDEPTNHLDPRQQLEVLALARRLGREGRLVLAALHDLNLAALYADGLLLLKEGRLLAQGAPEKLIQPALLEAVYGVPFELLEHRGRRLVLPVEDGTRIA